The proteins below are encoded in one region of Paraburkholderia phenazinium:
- a CDS encoding BufA1 family periplasmic bufferin-type metallophore, producing MSAKATVSSTLLAGVVASLLASAAHAAPLTSAEASAAVAAHKEKCYGVALKGQNDCAAGPGTTCQGTSAMDFQGNSWKFVQGGTCTNIQVPGGGHGSLTPLKS from the coding sequence ATGTCCGCCAAAGCCACTGTCAGCTCCACCCTGCTCGCCGGCGTCGTCGCAAGCCTGCTCGCTTCGGCCGCCCATGCAGCACCGCTCACCAGTGCGGAAGCTAGCGCCGCTGTCGCCGCTCACAAGGAAAAGTGCTACGGCGTCGCCCTGAAAGGTCAGAACGACTGCGCCGCCGGTCCCGGTACCACCTGTCAGGGTACGTCCGCGATGGATTTCCAGGGCAACTCATGGAAGTTCGTTCAGGGCGGCACCTGCACGAATATCCAGGTGCCCGGTGGCGGCCACGGCTCGCTGACTCCGCTGAAGTCCTGA
- a CDS encoding DUF1109 domain-containing protein codes for MRTSDLILRLTERLTTIDPDAVSKRLNRSLSVGLAGSTALLVVIYGIRSDMPQLLLTTMFWIRLAFPVAILITALKLAGRLGHPGVPVKLAWFAVALPFVAVLLVASFMLLATPRGYRLELMLGTTWRVTTANIVLLSLPPLAAAMHAMKGLAPTRLALAGAGAGLLAGAQGSLVYCLYSSEMSVPFWGIWYVLGVVLTAGIGTAFAPFYLRW; via the coding sequence ATGAGAACTTCAGATCTGATACTCAGGCTGACCGAGCGTCTGACGACGATCGATCCGGACGCCGTTTCGAAACGGCTCAACCGGTCGCTGAGCGTGGGTCTTGCCGGCAGCACGGCTTTGCTAGTGGTCATTTACGGCATCCGCAGCGACATGCCGCAATTGCTGTTGACGACGATGTTCTGGATAAGACTCGCGTTTCCGGTCGCGATACTCATCACCGCGTTGAAACTCGCCGGGCGTCTTGGACACCCCGGCGTACCCGTCAAGCTGGCGTGGTTCGCGGTTGCGCTGCCCTTCGTTGCTGTGCTGCTCGTTGCTTCGTTCATGCTGCTCGCGACTCCGCGCGGCTATCGGCTGGAACTGATGCTGGGCACAACATGGCGAGTCACCACGGCCAATATCGTTCTGCTCTCCTTGCCTCCGCTTGCAGCCGCGATGCACGCCATGAAGGGGCTGGCCCCGACCCGCCTCGCGCTTGCGGGCGCCGGCGCTGGGCTGCTCGCCGGCGCGCAGGGTTCGCTGGTGTATTGCCTTTATTCCTCGGAGATGTCCGTGCCGTTCTGGGGTATCTGGTACGTACTAGGTGTTGTATTAACCGCAGGCATCGGTACTGCATTTGCTCCGTTCTACTTAAGGTGGTAG
- the benD gene encoding benzoate diol dehydrogenase BenD — protein MSTQRFAGKVLVVTGAAQGIGRAVALRAAAEGGKVLFVDRADFVCEVAAEANGADTAGFVADLETYEGAASAMAFAARQFGGIDILVNGVGGAIRMRPFAEFEPAQIDAEIRRSLMPTLYACHAVLPHLLTRGSGTIVNVSSNATRGIRRVPYSAAKGGVNAMTQSLAMEYAEHNIRVVATAPGGTDAPPRRVPRNLAGDSEQEKVWMGDAVKQVTDSTFLKRYGSIDEQVAPILFLASDEASYITGTVLPVAGGDTG, from the coding sequence ATGAGCACGCAACGATTTGCCGGCAAGGTCCTGGTGGTCACCGGTGCAGCACAGGGCATTGGTCGCGCTGTGGCACTTCGTGCGGCCGCCGAGGGCGGCAAGGTGCTGTTCGTCGACCGCGCCGACTTCGTCTGCGAAGTGGCCGCCGAAGCGAACGGCGCTGACACGGCGGGATTCGTTGCCGACCTCGAAACGTATGAGGGCGCCGCATCTGCGATGGCTTTTGCGGCGCGGCAGTTTGGCGGCATCGATATTCTGGTCAACGGTGTCGGTGGTGCGATTCGCATGCGTCCGTTCGCCGAGTTCGAACCCGCACAGATTGACGCGGAAATTCGCCGCTCACTCATGCCGACGCTGTACGCCTGCCATGCTGTGCTGCCTCACCTGCTTACGCGCGGTAGCGGAACCATTGTCAATGTTTCATCGAACGCCACGCGGGGTATCCGCCGCGTGCCGTATTCGGCGGCCAAGGGTGGTGTCAACGCGATGACGCAGTCGCTGGCAATGGAATACGCGGAGCACAACATCCGCGTCGTCGCTACTGCGCCTGGCGGGACCGACGCGCCTCCCCGGCGCGTTCCTCGCAATCTGGCCGGCGACAGCGAGCAGGAAAAAGTCTGGATGGGCGATGCGGTGAAGCAGGTTACCGACTCGACCTTTTTGAAGCGCTACGGCAGCATCGACGAACAGGTCGCGCCCATTCTGTTTCTCGCTTCGGACGAGGCGAGCTATATCACCGGTACGGTGCTGCCGGTCGCGGGCGGCGATACAGGCTGA
- a CDS encoding LysR family transcriptional regulator, translating into MELRHLRYFVAVAEERNFTRAAQRLHIAQPPLSRQIQQLEEILGVQLFERNSRPLKLTETGKFFYSHAVQVLAQTAELESMTRRVGNIERSLSVGFVGSTLYGMLPKIIRRFRDENTTVELSLHEMSTMDQFRALKDGVIDIGFGRIRHEDANIRRVILREEKMIVALPEGHPLSLVKPALALGDLVNETLIIFPKAPRPSYADQVLSAFHDRALKPRRIYEVRELQIALGLVAAGEGIAVVPSSVYGLKRDDVSYKELDDPTLVSPIIMSMRALDESRDIREMLELVYRLYEEQQIPHVPRTDWGR; encoded by the coding sequence ATGGAGTTGCGACACCTTCGCTATTTCGTGGCCGTTGCCGAGGAGCGCAATTTCACGCGTGCGGCGCAGCGGCTGCATATCGCCCAGCCACCATTGAGTCGTCAGATACAACAACTGGAAGAGATCCTTGGCGTGCAGCTATTCGAGCGCAACTCGCGTCCGCTGAAGCTGACGGAGACGGGCAAGTTCTTCTATTCCCACGCGGTGCAGGTGCTGGCTCAGACAGCCGAACTGGAATCCATGACGAGGCGCGTGGGCAACATCGAGCGCAGCCTTTCGGTCGGTTTTGTGGGTTCGACGTTGTATGGAATGCTGCCGAAAATCATCCGGCGCTTCCGCGACGAGAACACGACCGTCGAACTCAGTCTGCACGAGATGTCGACGATGGACCAGTTCAGAGCGCTGAAAGACGGCGTAATCGATATCGGATTTGGGCGTATCCGTCATGAGGATGCGAATATCCGCCGGGTGATTCTTCGTGAGGAGAAGATGATTGTGGCGCTGCCCGAGGGGCATCCACTTTCTCTCGTCAAGCCAGCCCTCGCGCTTGGAGATCTGGTCAACGAGACGCTGATTATTTTCCCCAAGGCGCCGCGACCCAGCTATGCAGACCAGGTGCTTTCGGCCTTCCACGACCGTGCGCTCAAGCCGCGCCGGATATACGAAGTACGGGAGCTACAGATTGCACTGGGTCTCGTAGCCGCGGGGGAAGGAATTGCTGTCGTTCCCAGCAGCGTATATGGCCTCAAGCGTGACGACGTGAGCTACAAGGAACTGGACGACCCCACGCTTGTATCACCAATCATAATGAGCATGCGTGCGCTGGACGAGTCGCGCGACATTCGGGAAATGCTTGAGCTTGTCTACCGGCTGTACGAGGAACAACAGATACCCCATGTACCGCGTACCGACTGGGGGCGGTAA
- the benC gene encoding benzoate 1,2-dioxygenase electron transfer component BenC, which produces MSSYNIALNFEDGVTRFVECNAGEKVLDAAFRARINLPMDCSDGVCGTCKCRAESGQYDLGDDYIEDALSDDEKNSGLVLTCQMVPQGDCVIAVPASSHACKTGQSRFAATVSKVEQHNDAAVVLELEVEATAPAFLPGQYVNIDVPGSGLHRSYSFSSAPGESRISFLIKKIPNGVMSTWLESAQPGNKVELTGPLGSFYLRAVQRPLLFLAGGTGLAPFLSMLEVLARAATQQKVHLIYGATRDLDLVQVDAIESYLEKLPNFTYSTVVASTDSAHPRKGWVTQHIPAEALNDGDVDVYLCGPPPMVDAVRKYFDDNGMKPNSFYYEKFTPNAASGTP; this is translated from the coding sequence ATGTCCAGCTACAACATTGCCCTGAATTTCGAGGACGGCGTGACCCGTTTCGTGGAATGCAATGCCGGCGAAAAGGTGCTCGATGCGGCCTTTCGCGCGAGGATCAACCTGCCGATGGATTGCTCCGATGGCGTGTGCGGCACCTGCAAGTGCCGCGCCGAAAGCGGCCAATACGATCTGGGCGACGATTATATCGAGGACGCCCTGAGCGACGACGAGAAGAACAGCGGTCTCGTCCTCACCTGCCAGATGGTGCCGCAAGGCGACTGCGTGATTGCGGTACCAGCATCGTCCCATGCCTGCAAGACCGGGCAGAGCCGGTTCGCCGCGACGGTATCGAAGGTCGAGCAGCACAACGATGCTGCCGTCGTTCTCGAACTCGAGGTGGAGGCAACGGCACCGGCATTTCTGCCGGGCCAGTACGTCAATATCGATGTTCCCGGCAGCGGCCTCCATCGTTCGTATTCCTTTTCGTCGGCGCCCGGTGAATCAAGAATCAGTTTTCTGATCAAAAAGATCCCCAATGGCGTGATGAGCACCTGGCTCGAATCGGCACAGCCAGGCAACAAGGTGGAGCTGACCGGGCCGCTTGGCAGTTTCTATCTGCGTGCCGTGCAGCGCCCGTTGTTGTTCCTCGCCGGCGGTACGGGCCTGGCGCCGTTTCTGTCGATGCTGGAAGTGCTGGCGCGCGCCGCTACGCAACAGAAGGTTCACCTCATTTATGGCGCGACGCGGGATCTCGACCTGGTGCAGGTCGATGCCATTGAATCGTACCTGGAAAAGTTGCCGAATTTCACCTACAGCACCGTCGTGGCCAGCACGGACTCGGCCCATCCCCGCAAGGGCTGGGTGACGCAGCACATCCCGGCAGAGGCCTTGAACGATGGCGATGTCGACGTCTACCTGTGTGGGCCACCGCCGATGGTCGATGCAGTCCGCAAGTATTTCGACGACAACGGCATGAAGCCCAACAGCTTCTACTACGAGAAGTTCACGCCGAACGCAGCATCGGGGACCCCATGA
- the benB gene encoding benzoate 1,2-dioxygenase small subunit encodes MNFDYQTICATLYREARLLDDRQWDEWLACYAEDVSYWMPAWDDDDQLTDDHESQISLMYYPDRGGLEDRVFRIKTERSGASMPEPRTSHSVTNVEVMAERGNEVDVRYNFNTLNHRYKTTDHFFGTMFITLRKANDDLLISSKRIVLKNDYIRQVLDIYHV; translated from the coding sequence ATGAATTTCGACTACCAGACAATCTGCGCCACCCTGTACCGTGAAGCGCGTCTGCTCGATGACCGTCAGTGGGACGAGTGGCTGGCCTGCTACGCGGAGGACGTTTCCTACTGGATGCCGGCATGGGACGACGACGACCAGCTTACCGATGACCACGAGAGCCAGATCTCACTGATGTATTACCCGGATCGGGGTGGCCTTGAAGACCGCGTGTTCCGCATCAAGACCGAGCGCAGCGGTGCATCGATGCCTGAACCGCGCACCAGCCACAGCGTGACGAATGTGGAAGTGATGGCCGAACGCGGCAATGAAGTCGATGTGCGCTACAACTTCAACACGCTCAATCACCGCTACAAAACTACCGACCATTTTTTCGGCACGATGTTCATCACCTTGCGAAAGGCCAATGACGACCTGCTGATTTCCAGCAAGAGAATCGTGCTGAAAAACGACTACATCCGCCAGGTGCTCGACATCTATCACGTTTGA
- a CDS encoding HvfC/BufC N-terminal domain-containing protein, with translation MQPENRSLRYAAAFAPGLIDPAIAAPEDLVAAAGKRVVKRYNVYRNNVTVSLIDALAAVYPAVQRITGVDFFRAMARFHIRATPPASPLLFEYGRDFPAFIESYEYAREMPWLADTARIERAWLDAYHAADLPALATEAFGNIEPAALAGLRFRPHPAAQIVRSVYPAVTIFAMNRTEGPVSAVHSNEPEDALVTRPGYDVIVSRLPAGGAAFLIALLAGESLGEAVASAFEEAPSFDLHANLAGMISAGVFSAVQLGD, from the coding sequence ATGCAGCCTGAAAACCGTTCGCTCCGGTACGCCGCAGCGTTTGCACCGGGACTGATTGACCCAGCGATCGCGGCGCCTGAAGACCTGGTCGCCGCAGCGGGGAAGCGTGTGGTCAAGCGCTATAACGTCTATCGCAACAACGTGACGGTCAGCCTTATCGATGCACTGGCCGCCGTCTACCCCGCTGTGCAGAGAATTACCGGCGTCGACTTCTTCAGGGCCATGGCCCGTTTCCATATCCGCGCGACGCCTCCCGCTTCGCCGCTACTGTTCGAGTATGGGCGCGACTTTCCTGCGTTCATCGAATCGTACGAATACGCCCGCGAAATGCCGTGGCTTGCAGACACGGCGCGCATCGAGCGCGCGTGGCTGGATGCCTATCACGCGGCCGACCTGCCTGCACTCGCCACCGAGGCGTTCGGCAATATCGAACCCGCGGCGCTGGCCGGGTTGCGTTTCAGGCCGCATCCCGCGGCGCAGATCGTGCGTTCGGTCTATCCCGCTGTCACCATCTTCGCGATGAATCGCACTGAAGGTCCTGTTTCCGCGGTGCATTCGAACGAACCTGAAGATGCGCTCGTGACGCGGCCGGGATACGACGTCATCGTTTCCCGCCTGCCGGCGGGAGGTGCCGCGTTCCTGATCGCCCTTCTCGCGGGCGAGTCACTCGGCGAAGCAGTCGCGTCTGCGTTTGAAGAAGCCCCTTCCTTCGATCTCCATGCCAACCTGGCAGGGATGATCTCGGCGGGCGTATTTTCCGCCGTTCAACTTGGAGATTGA
- a CDS encoding efflux transporter outer membrane subunit, whose translation MKRHILGSVLCVISLCSCTLEPDYLRPPSPVAAAWTDAAGVAASASASGAGVAAQSPAPLAADVDWHTFFQDPALQNLIALALENNRDMRVAALKVAQYEAQYRIARSALLPTIDATGAVDNYREIGVTTKESSVTLGETSWEVDFFGRLRSLKHQALEQYLATDASQTSTRISLIATVATDYFQWLTDQSLLEVATATAEADRQTYQVNLQSERIGTASMQDVRQAESEYASVRSSLIADQRAVAQDFNNLVAVIGCPIPDGLLHSEALEASQLPPMSAGVPSDLLTRRPDIVEAEHTLKAANANVGAARAAFFPSIQLTTAAGTSSTALSGLFKAATGAWTFAPTVTLPIFDYGNNRATLDAAKIETQIEVANYEKAIQTAFKEVANALAGRATYVDQVAADREYVAASTHYDDLAQARYRTGTDSFLVLLDAERTLYTARQQLVNDRFAELSNLITLYKALGGGWKA comes from the coding sequence ATGAAGCGGCATATTCTTGGCAGCGTGTTATGCGTCATCAGCCTGTGCTCCTGCACCCTGGAGCCTGACTACCTGCGCCCGCCTTCGCCAGTGGCGGCGGCCTGGACGGATGCGGCGGGCGTGGCGGCCAGTGCGTCAGCCTCCGGGGCCGGCGTGGCTGCGCAATCCCCTGCGCCTCTCGCAGCAGACGTGGATTGGCACACCTTCTTCCAGGATCCCGCGCTGCAGAATCTGATCGCGCTGGCGCTTGAAAACAATCGCGACATGCGGGTGGCTGCGCTGAAGGTGGCCCAATACGAGGCACAATACCGCATCGCTCGTTCGGCACTCCTGCCGACAATCGATGCAACAGGAGCGGTGGACAACTATCGCGAGATCGGCGTTACCACGAAAGAAAGCAGCGTGACGCTTGGCGAGACTTCCTGGGAGGTCGATTTTTTCGGGCGTCTACGCAGCCTCAAGCATCAGGCGCTCGAGCAATATCTGGCGACTGACGCCTCGCAGACCAGCACGCGCATCAGCCTGATTGCGACCGTCGCAACCGATTATTTTCAGTGGCTGACCGATCAATCGCTGCTCGAGGTGGCGACAGCAACAGCCGAAGCCGACCGGCAAACCTATCAGGTGAATCTGCAAAGCGAGCGGATCGGTACGGCCTCAATGCAGGATGTGCGGCAGGCTGAGTCCGAGTATGCAAGCGTGCGTTCGAGCCTGATCGCCGACCAGCGTGCGGTGGCGCAGGACTTCAACAATCTGGTGGCGGTGATCGGCTGCCCGATTCCCGACGGACTGCTTCACAGCGAAGCGCTGGAAGCCTCGCAGTTGCCGCCTATGAGTGCCGGTGTGCCGTCCGACCTGCTGACCCGGCGCCCCGACATCGTCGAAGCGGAACATACGCTGAAGGCTGCTAACGCGAACGTAGGCGCGGCCCGCGCGGCTTTCTTTCCATCTATCCAGCTGACGACGGCGGCGGGGACGTCCAGCACCGCGCTGTCGGGCCTGTTCAAGGCAGCGACCGGCGCATGGACCTTCGCACCTACGGTGACGCTGCCCATCTTCGATTACGGGAACAATCGGGCCACGCTCGACGCGGCGAAGATAGAGACGCAGATCGAAGTCGCCAATTACGAAAAGGCGATTCAGACTGCCTTCAAGGAAGTGGCGAACGCGCTGGCCGGGCGCGCCACCTACGTGGACCAGGTGGCGGCGGATCGCGAGTACGTGGCGGCTTCGACGCACTACGACGATCTGGCGCAAGCCCGTTATCGCACGGGGACCGATAGTTTTCTGGTCCTGCTGGATGCCGAACGCACGTTGTATACGGCAAGGCAGCAACTGGTCAACGACCGCTTTGCAGAACTGAGCAATCTGATCACACTATACAAGGCCCTGGGTGGAGGCTGGAAGGCGTAG
- a CDS encoding DoxX family protein yields the protein MAKRFIQHLAQPWLVQFVLRIALAVPFWKSGILKWHGFLQLNDTAIDLFTQEFQLHLPGGPYPFPAPAVFAFLSGCGEVTFPVLLVLGFGTRFAAAGLILMTCIIELTVPEGWPIHLTWVAMALAIAAWGPGRISIDYLLGDRSFRP from the coding sequence ATGGCGAAGAGGTTCATACAACATCTCGCGCAACCGTGGCTCGTGCAGTTCGTGCTTCGGATTGCGCTCGCCGTTCCTTTCTGGAAGTCAGGCATCCTTAAGTGGCACGGCTTCCTGCAACTGAACGACACGGCAATCGACCTGTTCACGCAGGAGTTCCAGTTGCATCTCCCTGGCGGCCCCTATCCGTTTCCCGCCCCTGCGGTTTTTGCGTTCCTGTCGGGCTGCGGCGAGGTAACGTTCCCGGTATTGCTCGTGCTGGGCTTCGGAACCCGGTTCGCCGCCGCCGGCCTGATACTGATGACATGCATCATCGAACTGACCGTCCCGGAAGGCTGGCCGATCCATCTCACGTGGGTGGCCATGGCACTGGCTATTGCCGCCTGGGGACCGGGCCGCATATCCATCGACTATCTGCTGGGTGACAGGTCGTTCAGGCCCTGA
- a CDS encoding Rieske 2Fe-2S domain-containing protein: protein MSAIIDKARQLDELLHTAVQEDKGSGVFRCRRDIFTNADLFELEMKHIFENNWVYLAHESQIPNHNDYYTTWIGRQPVVVTRDKSGELHAVINACAHKGAMLCRRKHGNKGSFTCPFHGWSFSNTGKLLKVKDAKTTEYPVQFNTNGSHDLKKVTRFQNYRGFLFGSLNADVLPLEDYLGEARIIIDQIVDQAPDGLEVLRGNSSYIYDGNWKMQMENGCDGYHVSTVHWNYAATMDRRKVDGTKAVDANGWSKSVAGVYGFEHGHILLWTNTMNPEVRPVYQHREEIAARIGEAKAKFIVGQTRNLCLYPNVFLMDQFSTQIRVVRPLAVDKTEVTIFCFAPKGESAAERATRIRQYEDFFNVTGMGTADDLEEFRACQAGYAGTAALWNDLSRGAPLWVDGPDENARSMGLKPLVSGERSEDEGLFVCQHEYWVQAMNQALKKEQEEALT from the coding sequence ATGTCAGCCATCATCGACAAAGCCAGACAGCTGGATGAGCTGCTGCACACCGCTGTTCAGGAGGACAAAGGAAGTGGCGTATTCCGTTGCCGGCGCGACATCTTCACCAACGCCGATCTGTTCGAGCTCGAGATGAAACACATCTTCGAGAACAATTGGGTGTACCTGGCGCACGAAAGCCAGATTCCCAACCACAACGATTACTACACCACGTGGATTGGCCGTCAGCCCGTGGTTGTCACTCGCGACAAGAGCGGTGAACTGCACGCCGTCATCAACGCCTGCGCGCACAAGGGTGCGATGCTGTGCAGACGAAAGCACGGCAATAAAGGCAGCTTCACCTGTCCGTTCCACGGCTGGAGTTTCTCCAATACAGGCAAGCTGCTGAAGGTGAAGGATGCGAAGACCACCGAATATCCGGTGCAATTCAATACCAATGGCTCGCATGACCTGAAAAAAGTCACTCGTTTTCAGAACTATCGCGGCTTCCTTTTCGGCAGCCTTAACGCGGACGTTTTGCCGCTGGAGGACTACCTCGGAGAGGCCAGGATCATCATCGACCAGATCGTCGACCAGGCGCCAGACGGACTCGAAGTACTGCGCGGCAACTCCTCGTACATCTACGACGGTAACTGGAAGATGCAAATGGAGAACGGCTGTGACGGCTACCACGTCAGCACGGTGCACTGGAACTACGCCGCGACGATGGACCGGCGCAAGGTCGATGGAACCAAGGCAGTGGATGCGAACGGCTGGAGCAAATCGGTAGCGGGCGTGTACGGGTTCGAACACGGCCACATCCTGCTGTGGACCAACACGATGAATCCCGAAGTGCGCCCCGTCTACCAGCATCGCGAAGAAATCGCGGCGCGCATCGGTGAAGCGAAGGCGAAATTCATCGTCGGCCAGACCCGGAACCTGTGCCTGTATCCGAACGTGTTTCTGATGGACCAGTTCAGTACACAGATTCGCGTAGTGCGCCCGCTCGCCGTGGACAAGACCGAAGTCACCATCTTCTGTTTTGCGCCGAAGGGTGAAAGTGCTGCCGAACGCGCTACGCGGATCCGTCAGTACGAGGACTTCTTCAACGTCACGGGAATGGGCACCGCAGATGACCTCGAAGAATTTCGCGCGTGCCAGGCCGGTTATGCCGGGACCGCTGCGTTGTGGAACGACCTTTCGCGCGGCGCGCCGTTGTGGGTCGACGGCCCGGACGAGAATGCCCGGAGCATGGGTCTCAAGCCGCTTGTTTCAGGCGAGCGTAGTGAGGACGAGGGGCTCTTTGTGTGCCAGCACGAATACTGGGTGCAAGCGATGAACCAGGCACTGAAGAAGGAGCAAGAGGAGGCGCTGACATGA
- a CDS encoding methyl-accepting chemotaxis protein encodes MKAIGHLRIGVRLGIGFGATLALLCLVGALGLAQASRIYDGTQELATDLLPSVQRLGDIRALADEVRQASLSYLIATSSAERQSQRSKHDAALKELSQVWPQYEAVVGSAEELQLSNQIKAAWTSYLALDKRLNEFSDSGDEHFSDARSFAGGESSSAFSKVTALIAQDIALNSQGASDSSEQAADAFHNASLFTGALTGIAILLSLVIAFVITRSITVPIGSSVKIAQTVAQGDLTSQIEVSGKDETSQLLRALKHMNERLAELVGQVRSGSDSIATGAAQIAAGNADLSQRTEEQAASLEETAASMEELASTVRQNTESARQGNALAANASDIAQRGGDVMGRVIGTMQTISESSARVTDIIAVIEGIAFQTNILALNASVEAARAGDQGRGFAVVAAEVRTLAQRSAHAAKEIKELITHSVERVKAGSNLVNEAGATMDEVVRAVKRVSDLMGEITAASLEQDAGIEQVNIAVAQMDQVTQQNAALVEEASAAAQSVSAQSSTLREVVSIFRLGAEPAVNSASLA; translated from the coding sequence GTGAAGGCTATTGGTCACCTCAGGATCGGCGTTCGCCTTGGAATCGGATTTGGCGCGACGCTCGCCCTGCTATGCCTCGTAGGCGCGCTTGGACTCGCGCAGGCTTCCCGCATTTACGACGGCACGCAGGAGCTCGCAACCGATCTCCTTCCCAGTGTCCAGCGGCTGGGCGATATCCGGGCGCTCGCCGACGAGGTCCGCCAGGCTTCCCTGAGTTACCTGATCGCCACCAGTTCCGCCGAGCGTCAGTCGCAGCGGTCGAAACACGACGCCGCGCTGAAAGAACTTTCGCAGGTGTGGCCCCAGTACGAGGCGGTGGTCGGCTCTGCCGAGGAACTGCAACTCTCGAACCAGATCAAGGCAGCATGGACCTCCTACCTTGCGCTGGACAAACGGTTAAACGAGTTCTCCGACAGCGGAGATGAACATTTCAGCGACGCCCGCTCATTCGCCGGGGGCGAGTCTTCGAGCGCATTCAGCAAGGTCACCGCACTCATTGCGCAGGATATTGCCCTGAACAGTCAGGGCGCAAGCGACTCCAGCGAGCAGGCTGCGGACGCCTTCCATAACGCCTCGCTGTTTACCGGCGCGCTGACCGGAATAGCGATCCTGTTGAGCCTCGTGATTGCGTTCGTCATTACCCGCTCCATTACGGTTCCCATTGGCTCGTCCGTGAAGATTGCCCAGACGGTCGCGCAAGGCGATCTCACCTCGCAAATCGAAGTGAGCGGCAAGGACGAAACGAGCCAGCTACTGCGAGCGCTCAAACACATGAACGAAAGACTCGCCGAACTGGTAGGCCAGGTGCGTTCGGGCAGTGACAGCATCGCGACGGGCGCTGCGCAAATCGCAGCGGGCAATGCCGATCTGAGCCAGCGGACCGAAGAACAGGCTGCGTCGCTCGAGGAAACCGCAGCAAGCATGGAGGAACTGGCTTCCACCGTCCGGCAAAACACCGAAAGCGCCCGGCAAGGCAACGCACTCGCGGCAAACGCGTCCGATATCGCGCAGCGTGGTGGCGACGTCATGGGCCGAGTAATCGGCACCATGCAGACGATATCGGAAAGCTCGGCCAGGGTGACCGATATCATCGCGGTGATCGAGGGTATCGCCTTTCAGACCAACATCCTCGCGCTCAACGCATCGGTCGAGGCGGCGCGTGCGGGGGACCAGGGGCGCGGTTTTGCTGTCGTCGCTGCAGAAGTGCGGACCCTCGCACAACGAAGTGCCCACGCTGCCAAGGAGATCAAGGAGCTCATTACACACTCGGTCGAGCGTGTGAAGGCCGGTTCGAATCTCGTCAACGAAGCTGGCGCGACCATGGACGAAGTCGTCCGGGCGGTCAAGCGTGTCTCCGACCTGATGGGAGAGATTACGGCGGCATCGCTAGAGCAGGATGCCGGTATCGAACAGGTCAATATCGCCGTGGCTCAGATGGACCAGGTGACGCAGCAGAACGCTGCGCTGGTTGAAGAAGCCTCGGCCGCCGCGCAGTCGGTGTCGGCACAATCCAGCACGCTGCGCGAGGTCGTGTCGATCTTCAGGCTAGGAGCGGAGCCTGCGGTGAACAGCGCGTCGCTCGCGTAG